One Campylobacter concisus DNA segment encodes these proteins:
- the uvrA gene encoding excinuclease ABC subunit UvrA, protein MNDTIKITGAREHNLKNLNLEIPKNKLVVFTGLSGSGKSTLAFDTLYAEGQRRYMESLSSYARQFLDRVGKPDVDKIEGLTPAIAIDQKTTSKNPRSTVGTITEIYDYLRLLYARVGVQHCHKCGKPISKMSASDIINEISKLPLGAKVIIYAPLVREKKGAWADLIENLRQKGFVRAQIDGVVVRLDEEIELAKTKKHTIKVIVDRIAIDEQNHERLASDVEKALNESFGEVEIEIANADELGLKESFIHYSEHMACFDCKISFTPLEPLSFSFNSPKGACEHCDGLGIRYSLDMSKIIDEEKSIENGAIKLLYGYNMSYYYKFLLAFCEQNEIDIKKPYYELSEDEKRLVLYGNVKEVSFFWKRNKLLRKFDGVVKISHGLLKDYKDFDEYMSEKICDACNGHRLKPQSLAVKVAGLGLGEILDMSIENCTAFFSNEKNFAYLSDYDKAIAKPILKEINERLFFLYDVGLGYLSLGRDARTISGGEAQRIRIASQIGSGLSGVMYVLDEPSIGLHERDTLKLIKTLRNLQAKGNSVIVVEHDKKTIEEADYIVDIGPGAGKFGGSVVFAGTAKELLSSNTQTAQYINGKKKIDYQKNRKAEKWLEISNVNINNISNLTAKFPLRNLVGITGVSGSGKSSLVLQTLLPEAQEQLNRAKKVKKIAGVNLSGLENLDKVIYLDQSPIGRTPRSNPATYTGVMDEIRNLFAQTKEAKLRGYKIGRFSFNVKGGRCEKCQGEGEITIEMHFLPDINVVCDVCNGARYNAQTLEILYKGKNIAEVLNMSIDEAVEFFKAVPKIASKLTTLQDVGLGYITLGQNAVTLSGGEAQRVKLAKELSRSDTGNTLYILDEPTTGLHFADVDRLVKVLNHLVDLGNSVFVIEHNMDVIKNCDYIVDMGPEGGAKGGKVIACGNVKEVAKNYKKTGSYTGEFLAQELALLKAK, encoded by the coding sequence ATGAATGATACTATAAAAATAACTGGTGCAAGAGAGCACAATCTTAAAAATTTAAACCTTGAAATTCCTAAAAATAAATTAGTAGTTTTTACTGGTCTTAGTGGCAGTGGCAAGAGCACACTAGCCTTTGACACGCTCTATGCTGAGGGGCAGCGCAGATATATGGAGAGCCTTAGTAGCTACGCTAGGCAGTTTTTAGACCGCGTGGGCAAGCCTGACGTCGATAAGATTGAGGGTTTAACGCCTGCTATTGCGATCGATCAAAAGACAACCTCTAAAAACCCTCGCTCAACGGTTGGCACGATCACTGAAATTTATGATTATCTAAGGCTTTTATACGCAAGAGTGGGCGTGCAACACTGCCATAAGTGCGGCAAACCTATCTCAAAAATGAGTGCGAGCGACATCATAAATGAAATTTCAAAGCTCCCACTTGGCGCAAAAGTGATCATCTATGCGCCGCTAGTTCGTGAGAAAAAGGGTGCATGGGCGGACTTGATAGAAAATTTACGCCAAAAAGGCTTTGTTAGAGCACAGATAGATGGCGTAGTGGTGAGGCTTGATGAGGAGATCGAGCTTGCAAAAACGAAAAAACATACGATAAAGGTTATCGTTGATAGGATCGCTATCGATGAGCAAAATCACGAACGCCTTGCAAGCGACGTGGAAAAGGCGCTAAATGAGAGCTTTGGCGAGGTCGAGATAGAGATCGCAAATGCCGACGAGCTGGGCTTAAAAGAGAGTTTTATACATTACAGCGAGCACATGGCTTGTTTTGACTGCAAAATTTCATTTACGCCGCTTGAGCCGCTAAGCTTCAGCTTTAACTCGCCAAAGGGTGCTTGCGAGCACTGCGACGGACTTGGTATAAGGTATAGCCTAGATATGAGCAAGATCATCGACGAGGAAAAGTCGATAGAAAACGGTGCTATCAAGCTACTTTACGGTTACAATATGAGCTATTACTATAAATTTTTACTTGCTTTTTGTGAGCAAAATGAGATCGACATTAAAAAGCCTTATTATGAGCTTAGTGAAGATGAAAAAAGGCTCGTTTTATACGGCAACGTCAAGGAGGTTTCGTTTTTTTGGAAGCGGAACAAACTGCTTAGAAAATTTGACGGAGTGGTTAAAATTTCACACGGACTTTTGAAGGATTACAAAGACTTTGATGAGTATATGAGTGAGAAAATTTGTGACGCTTGTAATGGCCACAGGTTAAAGCCTCAAAGTCTAGCGGTCAAGGTCGCTGGCCTTGGGCTTGGTGAAATTTTGGATATGAGTATAGAAAATTGCACTGCTTTTTTCTCAAATGAGAAAAATTTTGCCTATCTTAGCGACTATGACAAGGCGATCGCAAAACCTATCTTAAAAGAGATCAACGAAAGGCTTTTCTTTTTGTACGACGTAGGGCTTGGCTACTTGTCGCTTGGGCGTGATGCTAGGACGATCAGCGGTGGCGAGGCACAGCGCATCAGGATCGCAAGCCAGATAGGAAGCGGGCTAAGTGGCGTCATGTATGTGCTTGATGAGCCAAGTATCGGCCTGCACGAGCGAGATACTCTAAAACTTATAAAAACGCTTAGAAATTTGCAAGCCAAAGGCAACTCCGTAATCGTCGTCGAGCATGATAAAAAGACGATAGAAGAGGCTGACTATATCGTAGATATCGGCCCTGGAGCTGGTAAATTTGGCGGTAGTGTGGTCTTTGCAGGCACGGCAAAAGAGCTTTTAAGCTCAAACACCCAGACTGCACAATACATAAATGGTAAGAAAAAGATCGACTATCAAAAAAATAGAAAAGCTGAGAAGTGGCTTGAAATTTCAAATGTAAATATCAACAATATCTCAAATTTAACCGCTAAATTTCCACTTAGAAATTTAGTTGGCATCACCGGTGTCTCAGGATCTGGTAAGAGCTCGCTAGTGCTTCAGACCTTGCTTCCAGAGGCTCAGGAGCAGCTAAATAGAGCCAAAAAAGTAAAAAAGATAGCTGGGGTAAATTTAAGCGGACTTGAGAATTTAGACAAGGTCATATACCTCGATCAAAGCCCGATAGGCCGCACTCCACGCTCAAATCCAGCGACATACACTGGCGTGATGGATGAGATAAGAAATTTGTTTGCGCAGACCAAAGAGGCTAAACTTAGGGGCTATAAAATAGGGCGCTTTAGCTTCAACGTCAAAGGTGGGCGCTGCGAGAAGTGTCAAGGCGAGGGCGAGATCACGATCGAGATGCACTTTTTGCCTGACATTAACGTGGTTTGTGACGTTTGTAATGGCGCCAGATATAACGCTCAGACCTTGGAAATTTTATACAAAGGCAAAAACATCGCCGAGGTGCTAAATATGAGCATTGATGAGGCGGTTGAGTTCTTTAAGGCTGTGCCAAAGATCGCTTCAAAGCTCACGACACTGCAAGACGTGGGGCTTGGCTACATCACGCTTGGACAGAATGCAGTCACACTTAGCGGCGGCGAGGCGCAGCGCGTAAAGCTAGCAAAGGAGCTTAGTAGAAGTGACACTGGAAATACGCTTTATATCCTTGATGAGCCAACGACGGGACTTCATTTTGCTGACGTAGATAGGCTTGTAAAGGTGCTAAATCACCTAGTTGATCTTGGAAATTCTGTTTTTGTGATCGAGCATAATATGGACGTCATCAAAAACTGCGACTATATCGTAGATATGGGACCAGAAGGCGGCGCAAAAGGCGGTAAAGTAATAGCGTGTGGCAATGTAAAAGAGGTGGCTAAAAACTACAAAAAAACTGGCAGCTACACAGGGGAATTTCTAGCGCAAGAGCTTGCTTTATTAAAAGCGAAATAA
- a CDS encoding NADH-quinone oxidoreductase subunit I, producing the protein MSVKITDICISCGSCIDECPVSAIVDDSDNPTGADTYYVYSNKCVECVGYNDEPACASACPTDGCIVWDAVVAGQPSRDQIGADARTGSTPVIQ; encoded by the coding sequence ATGTCTGTAAAAATAACCGATATATGCATAAGCTGTGGCTCATGCATCGATGAGTGCCCAGTTTCAGCTATTGTAGATGATAGCGACAACCCAACTGGAGCAGATACATACTATGTTTATTCAAACAAATGCGTTGAGTGCGTAGGCTACAACGATGAGCCAGCCTGTGCATCTGCCTGTCCAACTGATGGATGCATCGTTTGGGACGCCGTAGTAGCAGGACAACCTTCACGTGATCAAATCGGTGCTGACGCTCGCACTGGCAGCACTCCAGTTATCCAATAA